In Caproiciproducens sp. NJN-50, the following are encoded in one genomic region:
- a CDS encoding HDIG domain-containing metalloprotein yields MGKIPNLEEAQTLLEEYNKDPFHLHHGKVVSGVMGYFAQEYDPENVEFWKVAGLLHDLDFEQYPEQHCIKEQEIMRERGIDEKLIHAVASHGYGLTVDVKPEHIMEKILFATDELTGLIGAVALMHPSKSVSDMQLKSLKKKFKTPAFAAGCSRDVIQQGADLLGWSLDDLMARTIDAMKSLVGTMEI; encoded by the coding sequence ATGGGAAAAATACCGAATCTGGAAGAAGCGCAGACGCTTCTGGAAGAATACAATAAGGACCCGTTTCACCTGCACCACGGGAAAGTCGTATCCGGCGTCATGGGGTATTTCGCGCAGGAGTACGACCCTGAAAACGTGGAGTTCTGGAAAGTGGCCGGGCTTTTGCACGACCTTGATTTCGAGCAGTACCCGGAGCAGCACTGCATCAAAGAGCAGGAAATCATGCGGGAACGGGGAATCGACGAAAAGCTGATCCACGCCGTCGCAAGCCACGGCTACGGCCTGACGGTCGACGTCAAACCGGAGCATATCATGGAAAAAATCCTGTTCGCCACCGACGAGCTGACCGGGCTGATCGGCGCCGTCGCCCTGATGCACCCCTCCAAAAGCGTCTCGGATATGCAGCTCAAATCGTTAAAGAAAAAATTCAAGACCCCGGCCTTCGCCGCGGGATGCTCCCGGGACGTCATCCAGCAGGGCGCGGACCTGCTCGGCTGGAGCCTGGACGACCTGATGGCCCGGACGATCGACGCCATGAAGAGTCTGGTCGGGACGATGGAAATCTGA
- a CDS encoding YbgC/FadM family acyl-CoA thioesterase, whose product MSEKKKPPQAAPGGEKSCFVYDTEIGPLTIASDGEAITIVHFGAEPRAALRRTELTDRAAAEIADYLSGKRTRFDLPLKPEGTAFQKRVWNALLDIPYGETRSYRQIAERAGSPKAFRAVGMANNQNPVAILIPCHRVIGSDGSLVGYAAGLEIKKRLLALEQTHAEDLPAAPGGRGDGGPLPYRRRVQYYETDQMGIVHHSNYIRWMEEARLDYLEQLGWGYQKLESGGLTIPVTEVSCSYRSPVRFGETVRIDVRVSAYQGVRLALEYRITDPETGKFRAAGRSGHCFCNRDGRPIRLKKFSEALDRLLSKLSRGEEK is encoded by the coding sequence ATGTCAGAAAAGAAAAAGCCCCCGCAGGCGGCACCCGGCGGTGAGAAATCCTGTTTCGTTTACGACACGGAAATCGGCCCCCTTACGATTGCGTCCGACGGGGAGGCAATCACCATCGTGCATTTTGGGGCAGAACCGCGCGCGGCGCTCCGGCGCACGGAACTGACCGACCGCGCCGCCGCGGAGATCGCGGATTATCTGTCCGGAAAAAGGACCCGGTTCGATCTTCCGTTAAAGCCCGAAGGAACGGCTTTTCAGAAGCGAGTCTGGAACGCCTTATTGGACATCCCTTACGGGGAGACAAGGAGCTACCGCCAGATCGCGGAGCGGGCCGGCAGCCCGAAGGCTTTTCGCGCCGTGGGCATGGCAAACAATCAAAACCCGGTCGCCATCCTGATCCCCTGTCACCGCGTGATCGGGTCGGACGGCTCGCTGGTCGGGTATGCCGCGGGGCTTGAGATCAAAAAGCGTCTGCTGGCGCTGGAACAGACTCACGCGGAAGACCTTCCGGCCGCACCGGGAGGTCGGGGGGATGGCGGCCCGCTTCCCTATCGCCGCCGCGTGCAGTATTATGAAACGGACCAGATGGGGATCGTCCATCACTCCAACTATATCCGCTGGATGGAGGAAGCCCGCCTGGATTATCTGGAGCAGCTCGGCTGGGGATATCAAAAGCTGGAGAGCGGCGGCCTGACGATTCCCGTGACGGAGGTGTCCTGCTCCTATCGGAGTCCGGTGCGGTTCGGGGAAACGGTGCGGATCGACGTCCGGGTTTCCGCCTATCAGGGCGTCAGGCTGGCGCTGGAATACCGCATCACGGATCCGGAAACCGGAAAGTTTCGGGCCGCAGGCAGAAGCGGGCATTGTTTCTGCAACCGGGACGGCAGGCCGATCCGGCTGAAAAAGTTCAGCGAGGCGCTCGACCGCCTTCTTTCGAAGCTGTCCCGCGGGGAGGAGAAATGA
- a CDS encoding SufB/SufD family protein, whose protein sequence is MNLTLAKVNSLPVPTWFRLGINDTQLSETIPEVHPYEGEYLSAERPENVEISFDPFPAPDLSTGMGDGARNFTEDNRTCGVTVRVPDGVKAGKPVFLTFHLDETNPSVLDVNTVIAGEGSEVTVVMSYESRSDFFGFHGGLTRLYAEKNAVIRLIQVQMLGDGCLHYDDVGAQCGENGEVSVIQAELGGKNAAAGLKAVLKGRKSRLNLDTIYFGDRGRSIDINYVAQHVGSASRSEIHASGALLDESRKTFRGTIDFLKGAKRAVGHESEYSLLFSPKVVNRSAPLILCAEEDVEGQHAASAGKIDSNRLFYLMSRGLSELEARKLLIEAQFRPVTDRIPDPALRSAVSDYVKVRLEAIEPVSE, encoded by the coding sequence ATGAATCTTACACTTGCAAAAGTCAATTCCCTGCCGGTCCCCACCTGGTTCCGGCTGGGAATCAACGATACGCAGCTTTCAGAGACGATCCCGGAGGTTCACCCTTACGAAGGGGAATATCTCTCTGCGGAGCGGCCTGAAAACGTTGAAATATCCTTTGATCCGTTCCCTGCGCCTGATCTTTCGACCGGCATGGGCGACGGGGCCAGAAATTTTACGGAGGACAACCGCACCTGCGGCGTCACCGTCCGGGTGCCGGACGGCGTAAAGGCGGGAAAGCCGGTTTTCCTTACGTTTCATCTGGACGAAACGAACCCGTCTGTTCTGGACGTCAACACCGTGATCGCCGGAGAGGGCAGCGAGGTGACCGTCGTAATGAGCTATGAGTCGCGGTCGGACTTTTTCGGCTTTCACGGCGGACTGACCCGGCTTTACGCCGAAAAAAACGCGGTGATCCGGCTGATTCAGGTGCAGATGCTCGGCGACGGGTGCCTGCACTATGACGACGTCGGCGCGCAGTGCGGCGAAAACGGGGAAGTCAGCGTGATTCAGGCGGAACTCGGCGGAAAAAATGCCGCTGCCGGGCTGAAAGCCGTCCTGAAAGGCAGAAAGAGCCGGCTGAATCTGGACACCATTTATTTCGGCGACCGCGGCCGTTCGATCGATATCAACTATGTGGCGCAGCACGTCGGAAGCGCCTCGCGCAGCGAGATCCACGCGAGCGGCGCGCTGCTGGACGAAAGCCGCAAGACGTTCCGGGGGACCATCGACTTTCTGAAGGGCGCGAAACGCGCGGTCGGGCACGAGAGCGAGTACAGCCTGCTGTTCAGCCCGAAGGTGGTCAACCGTTCCGCCCCGCTGATCCTGTGCGCGGAAGAGGACGTGGAGGGCCAGCACGCGGCATCCGCCGGAAAAATTGATTCCAACCGGCTGTTTTACCTGATGTCCCGCGGCCTGAGCGAGCTGGAAGCGAGAAAACTGCTGATCGAGGCGCAGTTCCGCCCGGTGACCGACCGGATCCCGGACCCCGCGCTGCGGAGCGCGGTTTCAGATTATGTGAAAGTGAGGCTGGAAGCCATTGAACCCGTATCTGAATGA
- a CDS encoding sigma-70 family RNA polymerase sigma factor, producing MRRGSNLSLDLFGDRLNPDRQGLDDGGQHRRMLRTMMLAAQGELTARQMQCVRLCYGEGKNVSEIAAELGLSPSTVSRHLKKARRRLQTILQYCYPSLNRERCGSRPDSGAVSFRRTGENADVISPPRGTASKEGGRAPR from the coding sequence ATGAGGCGGGGATCCAATTTAAGTCTCGATCTGTTCGGGGACAGGCTGAATCCGGACAGGCAGGGCCTGGACGACGGGGGGCAGCACAGGCGGATGCTGCGGACCATGATGCTGGCGGCACAGGGGGAGCTGACCGCGCGGCAGATGCAGTGCGTCCGCCTGTGTTACGGCGAAGGGAAAAACGTGAGTGAAATCGCGGCGGAGCTGGGGCTGTCGCCGTCCACGGTGTCCAGGCATCTGAAAAAGGCGCGCCGGCGCCTTCAAACGATTCTGCAATATTGCTATCCGTCACTGAACCGGGAGCGCTGCGGCAGCCGCCCGGATTCCGGCGCTGTTTCATTCCGGCGCACGGGAGAAAACGCGGACGTCATTTCTCCTCCCCGCGGGACAGCTTCGAAAGAAGGCGGTCGAGCGCCTCGCTGA
- the sufU gene encoding Fe-S cluster assembly sulfur transfer protein SufU — protein MGIENIYTQILTEHNNSNRNKHHIESPTAVLKGVNPSCGDEIELELREKDGVIEDAAFTGVGCAISQASASIMIDLIKGQTKEEALRLANLFFGMIKGEVSDESQLEDLDEAIALKDISHMPARVKCAVLGWHTLENAIRGEKGSD, from the coding sequence TTGGGGATTGAGAACATCTACACCCAGATCCTGACGGAGCACAACAATTCGAACCGCAACAAGCACCACATCGAAAGCCCGACGGCGGTGCTCAAGGGGGTCAATCCGAGCTGCGGGGACGAGATCGAACTGGAGCTGCGGGAAAAGGACGGGGTCATCGAGGACGCCGCGTTTACGGGCGTCGGATGTGCGATCTCCCAGGCGTCGGCCTCCATCATGATCGACCTGATCAAGGGCCAGACCAAGGAAGAGGCGCTGCGGCTGGCAAACCTTTTTTTCGGCATGATCAAGGGGGAAGTGAGCGACGAGTCGCAGCTGGAAGACCTCGACGAGGCCATCGCCCTAAAGGACATCTCCCACATGCCCGCGCGGGTAAAGTGCGCCGTGCTGGGGTGGCACACGCTGGAAAACGCGATCCGCGGGGAAAAAGGATCCGATTAA
- a CDS encoding cysteine desulfurase has translation MNPYLNDFPILNEKRDGKRLVYLDNAATTQKPLSVIRAVDEYYRSSNANPHRGLYGLSIRATKMYEDSRAAVREFINAEKDCEVLFTRNASESLNLVAYSYGMNFIKEGDEIALPVSEHHSNLLPWQMVARAKGAKLVYLYPDKNGRLTEQELDKIGPKTALVAAAHVSNVLGTVYPVEEIVRRAHKAGAVVVLDCAQSIPHYPVDVRKLGVDFAAFSGHKMLAPMGIGVLYGKEELLNKMPPFLTGGEMIEYVSEQDATFAPLPQKFEAGTQNVGGAVGLAAAIDYINQVGYDTIIKTEEELLAYALDGLAKIPHLTVYGDAKAGEQRCGVISFNVDGVHPHDVSSILDSDGVAIRAGHHCAQPLMKYLGVNATCRASLYFYNTKEDIDVLLEGLKKVRGWLGLGD, from the coding sequence TTGAACCCGTATCTGAATGATTTTCCCATATTAAATGAAAAACGGGACGGCAAACGGCTTGTCTATCTGGACAACGCCGCGACTACCCAGAAGCCGCTTTCCGTGATCCGCGCCGTGGACGAATACTACCGTAGCTCCAACGCGAATCCGCACCGCGGCCTTTACGGGCTGAGCATCCGCGCGACAAAGATGTACGAGGATTCCCGCGCCGCGGTTCGTGAATTCATCAACGCGGAAAAAGACTGCGAGGTTCTGTTTACCCGCAACGCTTCGGAATCCCTGAACCTTGTGGCATACAGCTACGGGATGAATTTTATTAAAGAGGGCGACGAAATCGCCCTGCCGGTCTCCGAGCATCACAGCAATCTGCTGCCGTGGCAGATGGTGGCGAGAGCGAAAGGCGCAAAGCTCGTCTATCTGTACCCGGATAAAAACGGGCGCCTGACGGAACAGGAGCTTGACAAGATCGGACCGAAAACCGCGCTGGTGGCGGCTGCACACGTTTCAAACGTGCTTGGCACGGTGTATCCCGTGGAGGAAATCGTCCGCAGGGCGCATAAAGCCGGGGCAGTGGTCGTTCTCGACTGCGCGCAGAGCATCCCGCACTACCCGGTCGACGTAAGAAAGCTCGGTGTGGATTTCGCCGCGTTTTCCGGGCACAAGATGCTGGCCCCGATGGGAATCGGCGTGCTGTACGGAAAAGAGGAGCTGCTGAACAAAATGCCGCCGTTCCTGACCGGCGGCGAGATGATCGAGTACGTCAGCGAGCAGGACGCGACGTTCGCGCCGCTGCCGCAGAAATTTGAAGCGGGGACTCAGAACGTCGGCGGGGCGGTCGGGCTGGCCGCCGCGATCGATTATATCAATCAAGTGGGGTACGATACGATCATCAAAACCGAAGAGGAGCTTTTGGCCTATGCGCTCGACGGTTTGGCGAAAATCCCGCACTTAACGGTTTACGGCGACGCAAAAGCGGGCGAGCAGCGCTGCGGCGTGATCTCGTTCAACGTGGACGGCGTCCACCCCCACGACGTCTCCTCCATCCTGGATTCCGACGGCGTGGCGATCCGGGCCGGGCACCACTGCGCGCAGCCGCTGATGAAGTACCTCGGCGTGAATGCGACCTGCCGCGCGAGCCTGTATTTTTACAACACGAAAGAAGACATCGACGTTCTCCTTGAAGGCCTGAAAAAAGTCAGGGGGTGGCTCGGACTTGGGGATTGA
- a CDS encoding ImmA/IrrE family metallo-endopeptidase produces the protein MNGIEKLAHRITKRFGSSSPFCLCDCMGVQVRRLDLPERVRGFCFRTEAGQPIIVLQETLSKTESGYCCAHELGHLLLHPGLNAQVVSDLTNLCAPRYEREADLFAACLLIDPNFEEWSQTYNPLTQEQIARLSGLPRRVVGLRFEK, from the coding sequence ATGAACGGGATAGAAAAGCTGGCGCACCGCATCACCAAGCGGTTCGGGAGCAGTTCGCCTTTCTGCCTTTGCGACTGCATGGGCGTCCAGGTCCGCCGGCTGGACCTGCCGGAACGGGTGCGCGGGTTCTGTTTTCGCACGGAAGCCGGTCAGCCGATCATCGTTTTGCAGGAGACCCTTTCCAAGACGGAAAGCGGATATTGCTGCGCGCACGAGCTGGGGCATCTTCTTCTTCACCCCGGGTTGAACGCGCAGGTCGTCTCCGACCTGACAAATCTGTGCGCCCCGCGCTATGAGAGGGAAGCGGATCTTTTCGCGGCCTGTCTCCTGATTGATCCGAATTTTGAAGAGTGGAGCCAGACGTACAATCCGCTGACGCAGGAGCAGATTGCCAGGCTGTCCGGCCTTCCCCGCAGGGTGGTCGGCCTCCGTTTTGAAAAATAA
- a CDS encoding B12-binding domain-containing radical SAM protein, which translates to MRVVFLTPAGDVRRSAFYRMGNSLYGHSNSITGPLVLGRILKDAGHDVSVWEELYQDVDFSVFQNADVVCLSTMTSTAPRAYLLADRIRRETSARVLIGGMHASVLPEEAALHADQVIVGEGEKVILDVIEGKITDRIVRSPCLKNLDEAPYPDYSLLKTKCECANVLSTRGCPFCCSFCTTSRMFRPYRERSVESVIGELKYYKKLGFRYMNFEDDNFTANKERAKEICRRMIAEDLVFKETFFFGRTDMANDEEMLDLLQRAHLTRALVGIESLNQDSLNEINKRQSIADIEQCAAALSRHKIRLIASIVLGIDTDGREEMRHSVDFARKINAYQLQPAVLTPFPGTKVFEQYEREGRILTKDWSLFDMMNVTFLPKRLTPWGLQKEFFHAVRRFYSFFSSFRIGKIFGVQYGLRRIGLALLIKLGVPFLYLASIFKRRTNLYRIRHWNPKALHG; encoded by the coding sequence ATGAGGGTTGTGTTTTTAACTCCCGCCGGCGACGTCAGGCGGTCGGCGTTTTACAGGATGGGGAACTCGCTGTACGGCCATTCCAATTCCATCACCGGCCCGCTGGTGCTCGGCCGCATCCTGAAAGACGCGGGGCACGACGTTTCCGTCTGGGAAGAGCTTTATCAGGACGTGGATTTTTCCGTCTTTCAGAATGCCGACGTCGTCTGCCTTTCGACCATGACGTCGACCGCGCCGCGGGCCTATCTGCTGGCGGACCGCATCCGCCGGGAGACGAGTGCCCGTGTGCTGATCGGAGGGATGCACGCCTCCGTACTGCCGGAGGAGGCTGCCCTGCACGCGGACCAGGTGATCGTCGGAGAAGGGGAAAAAGTGATCCTGGACGTGATCGAAGGAAAGATCACGGACCGGATCGTCCGCTCGCCCTGCCTGAAAAATCTGGATGAGGCCCCTTATCCGGACTACTCCCTTCTGAAAACGAAATGCGAATGCGCCAACGTCCTGTCGACCAGAGGCTGTCCGTTCTGCTGCTCGTTCTGCACCACCTCGCGCATGTTCCGTCCCTATCGGGAGCGAAGCGTTGAAAGCGTGATCGGCGAGCTGAAATATTACAAAAAGCTCGGGTTCCGGTACATGAATTTTGAAGACGACAACTTTACGGCAAACAAGGAGCGGGCCAAGGAAATCTGCCGCAGGATGATTGCGGAAGACCTCGTGTTCAAAGAAACCTTTTTCTTCGGAAGAACGGACATGGCGAACGACGAGGAAATGCTGGACCTGCTCCAGAGGGCCCACCTGACCCGCGCGCTGGTCGGAATCGAGTCGCTGAACCAGGATTCCCTGAACGAGATCAACAAGCGGCAGAGCATCGCGGACATCGAACAGTGCGCGGCCGCTCTGTCCCGGCATAAAATCCGCCTGATCGCCAGCATCGTCCTCGGGATCGACACGGACGGAAGGGAAGAGATGCGGCACAGCGTCGACTTTGCCAGGAAAATCAACGCGTACCAGCTTCAGCCGGCGGTTCTGACTCCGTTTCCCGGCACAAAGGTATTCGAGCAATATGAGCGCGAGGGACGCATCCTCACAAAGGACTGGTCCCTTTTCGACATGATGAACGTGACGTTTCTGCCGAAACGGCTCACCCCATGGGGACTTCAAAAGGAGTTTTTTCACGCCGTCCGCCGGTTCTACAGCTTTTTTTCCTCTTTCCGCATCGGCAAAATCTTCGGCGTCCAGTACGGACTTCGGAGAATCGGGCTGGCCCTTCTGATCAAGCTCGGCGTCCCGTTCCTTTATCTCGCCTCGATCTTTAAAAGACGGACCAATTTATACCGGATCCGGCACTGGAACCCGAAAGCCCTGCACGGATGA
- a CDS encoding DUF5640 domain-containing protein — MKKILPVLLAAFLLLCTGCKTASKPEPDRIAGVWKDSYGLTEYRFNQNGTMKIEALNFGSFKGTYSIQGSQITMQYKIVVKNVKETYDYRIDGDTLYLDDQAFKRKK; from the coding sequence ATGAAAAAAATCCTACCGGTGCTCCTGGCGGCGTTTCTGCTGCTGTGCACCGGTTGCAAAACAGCGTCGAAACCGGAACCGGACAGGATCGCTGGCGTCTGGAAGGATTCTTACGGCCTGACGGAATACCGGTTTAACCAAAACGGAACCATGAAGATCGAAGCGCTGAATTTCGGATCCTTTAAAGGGACCTACAGCATTCAGGGCTCGCAGATCACGATGCAGTACAAGATCGTGGTAAAGAATGTCAAGGAAACCTATGATTATCGAATCGACGGGGACACCCTCTATTTGGACGATCAGGCGTTTAAGCGAAAAAAATAG
- a CDS encoding helix-turn-helix domain-containing protein — MLNEKIRQLRRERGMTQKELARRLGVSPSAVGMYEQGRRAPDSALLPRLASVLECTTDELLGTGYSGDVGDVIDSFARTLERQPGLMFNGAPISRSDREKLANAIRVAAALSSPEKHAAGR, encoded by the coding sequence TTGCTGAATGAAAAGATCCGGCAGCTTCGGCGCGAGCGGGGCATGACCCAGAAAGAGCTGGCCCGGCGCCTCGGCGTTTCCCCGTCGGCCGTCGGCATGTACGAGCAGGGCCGGCGCGCGCCGGACAGCGCGCTTTTGCCGCGCCTTGCGTCGGTGTTGGAGTGCACTACCGACGAACTGCTGGGAACGGGATATTCCGGCGATGTTGGGGACGTCATCGACAGCTTTGCGCGCACGCTGGAACGACAGCCGGGGCTGATGTTCAACGGCGCGCCCATCAGCCGCAGCGACCGGGAGAAGCTCGCGAATGCCATCCGTGTCGCCGCCGCTCTGTCTTCGCCGGAAAAGCACGCCGCGGGGAGGTAA